A stretch of Desulfotalea psychrophila LSv54 DNA encodes these proteins:
- a CDS encoding deoxyguanosinetriphosphate triphosphohydrolase — translation MTYQPVLGRSLKQQLEEREAEILSPFATLSKNSRGRMIPEEEHIGDIRLSFQRDRDRILHSKTFRRLKHKTQVFLSPTGDHYRTRLTHVLEVSQIARTVAAALCLNESLTEAIALGHDLGHTPFGHAGEATLNKLHPKGFRHYIHSLRVVDMLEHDGRGLNLTLEVRNGIVRHSKGEGEILPKNTKSLAITLEGQIVRLADIVAYVNHDMDDALRAGVIKRKDLPQEICAVVGDSHAARIGSMVRDLIVETLRGDDGNLHVSEEMLEAIDRMRSFLFKNVYRTEKIYREFEKASRIITDLYHYFLENGLVRRQGMDWTYGEKTPEWEDQQFAHRCVCDYVAGMTDRYALSIYEHIFLPQPWGGHYSGNSSTSFA, via the coding sequence ATGACATATCAACCTGTTTTGGGACGATCACTTAAACAACAGCTGGAAGAGCGAGAGGCAGAAATTCTCTCTCCCTTTGCCACCCTAAGCAAAAACTCAAGGGGGAGAATGATTCCTGAAGAAGAGCATATAGGTGACATCCGCCTCTCTTTTCAGAGGGACCGTGACCGCATCCTTCACTCCAAGACCTTTCGCCGTCTGAAACATAAAACCCAGGTCTTTCTCTCTCCCACCGGCGATCACTACCGCACCCGTCTTACCCATGTCTTAGAAGTTTCCCAAATAGCACGCACCGTGGCAGCGGCCCTCTGTCTCAATGAATCGCTAACCGAGGCCATTGCCCTGGGACATGATCTTGGTCATACCCCTTTTGGCCATGCAGGAGAGGCAACGCTCAACAAATTGCACCCCAAGGGCTTTCGCCACTATATACATAGCCTGCGAGTAGTTGATATGCTGGAGCACGATGGCAGGGGCCTTAACCTTACCCTTGAGGTACGAAACGGTATTGTCCGTCACTCCAAAGGCGAAGGAGAAATATTACCCAAAAACACCAAGAGTCTGGCTATTACCCTTGAAGGGCAAATTGTCCGCTTGGCCGACATAGTCGCCTATGTAAACCATGATATGGACGATGCCCTGCGAGCGGGAGTGATAAAGAGAAAGGATCTACCACAAGAAATTTGTGCTGTTGTCGGCGATAGTCATGCCGCCCGGATTGGTTCCATGGTTCGGGATCTTATTGTCGAAACCCTGCGGGGGGACGATGGCAATCTCCATGTCAGTGAAGAGATGCTCGAGGCCATTGACAGAATGCGTTCTTTTCTTTTTAAAAATGTCTATCGAACAGAAAAAATCTACCGAGAATTTGAAAAGGCTAGCAGAATTATCACCGATCTCTACCACTATTTTTTAGAAAATGGTTTAGTTCGACGACAGGGCATGGACTGGACCTATGGAGAAAAGACTCCAGAGTGGGAAGACCAACAATTTGCCCACAGATGCGTCTGTGACTATGTGGCCGGGATGACGGATAGATACGCACTCAGTATTTATGAACATATTTTTTTACCTCAACCTTGGGGTGGTCATTATTCGGGAAATTCAAGCACCTCCTTTGCCTAG
- the eno gene encoding phosphopyruvate hydratase, which yields MSDIISAVDAMEVLDSRGNPTVRVFVTLDNGTTCAASVPSGASTGENEAIELRDGDASRYLGKGVLKAVDNVKNIIAPAVIGKKITHQAAIDNLMIELDGTETKSSLGANAILGVSMAVARAGARSSRLPLYQYLGGPGARRIPVPAMNIINGGEHADNSVDIQEFMAVPVGAPSFGEGLRYIAETFHNLKKILKSRGLATSVGDEGGFAPNLESNEAAMDIIIEAIEASGYTPGKDIAFALDSAASSFSPDLCGSYDLKWSGGGKKDSADMIAMAQKWIEKYPIVSWEDPLAENDWAGFQKLTAAVGDKIDVVGDDLFVTNTKYIARGIEEKSANSVLIKLNQIGTVTESIDAVRMCREAGWRYFISHRSGETEDTFLADFAVAMDGGQLKTGSASRSERIAKYNRLLEIERELGANALYYW from the coding sequence ATGTCAGATATTATTTCGGCAGTAGATGCCATGGAAGTTCTCGACTCTAGGGGAAATCCTACCGTACGAGTTTTTGTTACTTTAGATAATGGCACCACATGTGCGGCATCTGTTCCTTCCGGAGCAAGCACAGGCGAAAATGAAGCAATAGAGCTTCGAGACGGAGATGCATCCCGCTATCTCGGCAAGGGAGTGCTTAAAGCTGTTGATAACGTAAAAAATATTATTGCTCCTGCCGTAATTGGCAAAAAAATTACTCATCAGGCTGCAATTGATAATCTGATGATTGAGCTTGATGGTACCGAGACTAAGTCCAGTCTTGGCGCTAATGCCATTCTCGGTGTTTCCATGGCCGTCGCTCGTGCCGGTGCACGTTCCAGTCGCCTGCCACTCTACCAATATCTCGGCGGACCAGGCGCCAGACGCATTCCCGTGCCTGCCATGAACATCATTAATGGTGGAGAGCATGCAGATAACAGTGTGGACATCCAGGAGTTTATGGCTGTGCCTGTGGGCGCACCAAGTTTTGGAGAGGGTCTACGTTATATTGCAGAGACATTTCATAATTTGAAAAAGATCCTTAAGAGTCGTGGTCTTGCAACCAGCGTTGGTGATGAGGGTGGCTTTGCGCCAAACCTTGAAAGCAATGAGGCTGCCATGGATATCATCATTGAAGCCATTGAGGCCAGTGGCTATACCCCAGGAAAAGATATTGCCTTTGCACTCGATAGTGCAGCGAGCTCTTTTTCTCCAGATCTCTGTGGTAGCTATGACCTGAAATGGTCTGGTGGTGGCAAAAAAGACAGTGCTGATATGATTGCCATGGCTCAAAAATGGATTGAGAAATACCCAATCGTTTCTTGGGAAGATCCACTTGCTGAAAACGACTGGGCAGGTTTTCAAAAACTGACAGCTGCCGTTGGCGATAAAATTGATGTTGTCGGTGACGATCTCTTTGTTACCAATACCAAGTATATCGCCCGTGGTATTGAAGAGAAGAGTGCCAACTCTGTACTTATTAAGCTCAACCAAATTGGTACAGTAACTGAAAGTATTGATGCCGTGCGCATGTGTCGTGAGGCGGGTTGGAGATACTTTATCTCTCATCGATCCGGTGAAACAGAAGATACCTTTCTTGCTGATTTTGCCGTAGCAATGGACGGTGGACAACTCAAAACAGGTTCCGCAAGTCGAAGTGAGCGTATTGCTAAATACAATCGTCTTCTTGAAATCGAGCGAGAGCTTGGTGCTAATGCCCTTTACTACTGGTAG
- the tpx gene encoding thiol peroxidase → MTQVSLNGTIIETIGDLPEVGDMAADFSLTASDLSTKTLDDYTGNTVVLNIFPSIDTPVCAMSVRKFNSDAAGKKNTKVLCISADLPFAHARFCDGEGLKNVIPLSAFRSPNFGKDYGQTIITGPLTGLLARAVVIISPAGKILYTEQVPEITQEPNYSKALLLLAE, encoded by the coding sequence ATGACCCAGGTAAGTCTTAACGGTACCATAATAGAAACCATAGGTGATTTGCCGGAAGTTGGAGATATGGCAGCAGATTTCTCTCTTACCGCATCGGATTTATCGACAAAAACCCTTGACGATTATACAGGAAATACGGTGGTCTTAAATATTTTTCCTAGTATCGACACCCCTGTTTGTGCCATGAGCGTTCGTAAATTTAACAGTGATGCCGCAGGTAAAAAAAACACTAAGGTTCTTTGTATTTCTGCAGACCTGCCCTTTGCGCATGCCCGTTTTTGTGATGGTGAGGGATTGAAAAATGTTATTCCCCTCTCTGCTTTTCGCTCCCCAAATTTTGGTAAAGATTATGGGCAGACAATTATAACAGGGCCGCTGACAGGACTTCTCGCTCGGGCCGTGGTTATTATCTCGCCTGCGGGTAAAATTCTCTATACAGAGCAGGTGCCAGAGATCACTCAAGAGCCTAATTATAGTAAGGCCCTTCTCCTTCTTGCAGAGTAA